The Alteromonas macleodii ATCC 27126 genome segment TGAAAGGAGGTCATGTTGGCCTCCTTTTTTGTCTCTAATGGTTGTTTGCTGCTCTTAAGCAATGGCTTAGTTAGTTGGAAATGGCGAATATGCTAATGACTAGGTTTTTTCGCCTTTTCGATGTGCAACAAAACTCAAGACCTTCTTATATTACTTGGTTAAATTATGTCCGGTTGGATTAGTGTGCTATTGTAAATAACGTTTGGCTAACAGTATGCATGAGGCAGGGAGGGAAACTAAGATGGCTTATAAATTTAAGTTTTTTGCACAACCTGTAATCAGTAACATCAGAACGTTCTGTGAAGCTGCGCTGGTTGAATTCACTATTGGTCTGATATGTGCAGTTTTCGCCTATGCAAGTTATGGTGTATTTATTCACCTTTTTGTTGCTTGCGTTGTTATCTCGATAGCGTGTTTTTGCCTAAGTATCTATAACTTATATAGTCTTTTCTATTATTCATAAAGCAATTCGCTTTTTCGCTACTATTGAGACACACCCGAAAACAGCATACATCCATAAAAAAAGGGTTAACACTGTGTGTTAACCCTTTTTGATATGATTGCCTGTCTTAAATAGCGTTAGTATTTATTCATCAAACCAGCGATTAAGCCGAATCTATAGAATGCTTACGCTTTAAGCTGGTTACCAATAGGTAGCTGGCGAATACGCTTACCGCATGCAGCAAAAATGGCATTGCACAGCGCTGGCGCATACACGGGGGTTGCAGGTTCACCTACACCTGCTGGCGGCGCATCGCTTTCAATTACTTCAACTTCTACCTCTAGTGGTGAATCGCTCATGCGCGGTACACGGTAGTTGTGGAAGTTACTCTGCTGTACACGCCCTTTATCAAACGTTATACCGTCACTGATTGCTGTTGTGATACCGTAAACCGAGCCGCCTTGGGTTTGGTTTTTAACCGTATCGGTGTTAACTACAGTACCTGCATCAATAGCTACCCATGATTTAATCACGCTAAGATCGCCAGCGTCAGACACCTCAACTTCAACCACAGTAGCAACGTAAGTTAAAAAGCTACGGTGCGCAGCAATACCCAGTCCGCGGCCTTTAGGCATTTTGCGGCCCCAGCCTGCCATGTCAGATACTTTCTCAATTACATTGCGAAGACGACCTGTATCCAAAGGATAAACCGACTTGTCACCCCAATAGTTTTGATATTCAGCTTTTTGATCCGTCACATCAATAATTCTATCAGGACCAATTACTTCCAATAGGTAATCTTTAGAGTCTTTGCCTGCTTTGTGGGCTGCTTCATTAATAAACGACTGTACAGCAAACGCGTGGAAGATGTTCGATACTGAACGCATCCATCCAATACGGGCTTTGGCTGGTGCTTCACCGCGCTCTAACTTCATGTTGGGCGTAAGAATAGGGTTATCCGTAAAGCCCAAATCTAACTCAAAGCTAAAGGGTGCGTTCGCGCCCTCTTGGAACGTAGAGGCAATAGGTGAAAACGCGGTTCTGTGAAGATAAGCGTCAATTTTACCGTTTTCATCAAGTGCAGCTTCAACATGTTGAGCAGAAACCGCGTGATAGAAACCGTGCTGAATATCATCTTCACGTGTCCATTGAACGCGAATTGGCTTGCCCGTTTTCATTGATAGGAATGCTGCTTCCGCTGAAAAGTCAGGCTTAGATTTACGCCCGAAAGCACCACCTAGCATGGTAACGTGAACATTGATTTTTTCTTTGTCCATGCCAACCATAGCGCCCACGGTTTCCATATCAGCCTGCGGATTTTGTGTTGCTGCCCATACGTCAACGCGATCTTTATAGTACATGGCAGTAGCACATGGTGGCTCCATTGGGGCTTGTGCTAAATGCGGCACGTAATAGTCAGCAACCAGTTTGTCGCTGGCTTTTTCTAAAACGCTCAACGCATCGCCTTTTTCTCTAACAAGCGCTTGAGGTGCATTTACTGTGTTAAGCAACTGCTCTTTAAAGTTCGCTGAGTTATAGTCGCCATTTGCGCCATCGTCCCAGGTGACGTCTAATGCTTTGCGGCCTTGCCATGCTGCCCATGTGTTGTTAGCTATAATGGCTAGCCCACCTTTTGGTTGGAACTGAGGCGCACCTTTTGGCGCTGGAATTTCAATTACATCAACAACGCCATTAACCGCTTTTGCTTTATCTGCATTGAAGCTTTTCACCTTACCGCCCACTACAGGTGGGCGTTCGATTATAGCAACAAGTGCTTTTGGCTCGCGCACGTCGGCGGCGAAGATTGCTTTACCGGTAACGATATCTTGAAGGTCGATATGCGCCATACCGGTATTGATGTAACGCCATTCTTTCCTTTCTTTAAGCTTAAGCTTATCTGCTTCTGGCGGCGTAATGGTTAATGCATCGTCTATTAAGTCTTTATAAGCAAGCGTTTTACCTGAAGTGTGTGTTACCACATGCTGCTCGGCAACACAGGTACTTGGCTCAACACCCCAACGCTTAGCTGCTGCATGTTGCATCATATGACGCACGCTTGCGCCCATTTCTCGAAGACGCTGCATATTGAAGCGGATACTACGCGAGCCATCGGTGTTTTGGTCACCGTATTTGGGGTCGCCTTTGCCTTGAATAACAATGACTTTGTCCCACGCAGCTTCCATCTCGTCAGCTACAATTTGCGCAATGGCGGTTCGGATCTGTTGACCCATTTCGCTGCGGTGACACGTTACTTCAACCATGCCGTCAGGGCGAAGTGCAATGAACAAGTTTGCGCGCTTTGCGTTTTCCGCCGGCTTTGCTAATACGCCAGCCATGGCGCGAGGTGCACCACCCATAAAATAGGTACCAAGAACCAGTGCACCCGCCGCTGCTGTCGATTTTAAGAAACTGCGGCGATTCATATCAAAATAGGTATTCTCACTCATGCTTCTTCTCCCGCTTGGGTTGGGTCAAAGTAGCTCACGCCAGCGTTGCCGCTTATTGATTTCGACGCAGACTTAATGGCCTTGTGAATGCGAGGGTACGTGCCGCAACGACAGATGTTGCCCGACATATTCTGAACAATTTCTTCGTCACTTGGCGTTGGGTTGGTTGATAATAGACTGGCAGCTTGCATGATTTGCCCACATTGACAGAAACCACATTGTGGTACTTTGTGTTCTACCCACGCTTTTTGGACAGGGTGATCGCCATTTTCGCTTAGCCCTTCAATAGTGGTAATTTTTCTGCCTTGAACGGCTGACACAGGCAATACGCAAGAGCGTTGTGCCATGCCATCAATGTGAACAGTACAAGCGCCACATTGCGCCATACCACAGCCAAACTTAGGTCCTGTAAGATTTAATTCGTCACGAAGGTACCACAACACTGGTGTTGATGGGTCACCAGAAAATTCGTGTTTGTTACCATTAACGGTAAACGTGATCATGGTCTTGTCTCCATAGGTAAGCGAAAGATATGACTTGGACCAGATTGTTTAAACCTGGCCTACCCAAGCAGCGCAATGCGGGGTCAACGCATTACACAAAATCATATCGATACGGTTACATTGCCTGATGATACGAACTATCTAAGATGCTGAGCATGCTCAGATAATTGCCACTATTATTATTGTTAAAGGCTTCGCAATTTATACTTTAGATTACGTTAACACGCATTGCATCATTACGCATTTACATAAGTTTAATTGCTAACACTTTGCGACAAAGTGGTGAGAGATGAAGAGGGAGGCGAAACGCACTGTGCGTTATGGCGTGCTCAACTTTCTAAAAGCACACCTGTTAGAACAAAAACAATTAACGCAGCTTTCGCATAAGAAGAAAACGATCAATTCTACGGGCACCATTCGTCATTGTTTTTTGGCTGTATTTGAGCCAGCTTCGCGCTTTTGGCCAGTCGTAACTTAAGAGCACTAAACCGCCTATCACTAACAAGATAGAGCCCGGAAGCAATGTTAGAACAATACCGCCGATAAACAAGATTGCTCCAAGGGTAAGTCTTACTATTCGCATGTATAAACACTCGGCTTGGTGAAGTTTTCATCTCACAGTTTCGCCCAAAGATGCACATTTGCCAATATGAAAAATGTAAATGTTTGTGCCCGACCTTTGAATAACTGGGTGTTGGGTATTCTTAAAGATTGTCGAATAAGTAAGCGGTTAACACCTTCGGTGGGCACAATGCCCTAATTGCGGTGGAAAGCAGGGATGAAATAAAGTACAAAGATAAAAAAGGCGTACGCTACGAACTAGTGGCAAAACTGCCTATAAGGTAACTGAGACATGGGTATCAAGTAGCAGTACTAGTAAGAACAGATAACGATAATAATGAGAGTAAAAATGGCAGAACAACCAGAAAACCAACCAATCAGTGATGAAGAACGCGCAACGTGGGTACGAGAACAGTTTCAAAAGGCAAACAAATTTTTAGCGGAAAATGGCGTGTTGTTTGATTCTGTTATTACCGAAGAAAGTCGTTATTTAATGCCGTACCTTGCAGTTTGGAAAATTAGAGCAATGGACAGTAAACGCTATTGGGTTATTAGTGGTGATTTACCTTCTGATTACACATCAGTCGATAACGCCAAAGACGCCAAGGACGTACTTCGTCACTTTGCTATGCATTGGCAGTTGAAAGCAGAAAACCTCATTAATGCAGAGGGCGCAGACGATACTCAAAAGGCGTTTGGTGCTTTACTAATTAATCGTGCTGAAAGCTTGTTTGCCATGCAGAACGCGCCAGATCTTTGGAACTAATTCCAGGCAATAGCCTGTATTAGTGAGACGTTTTGTAAATACATAGCTTAATGAAGTTGAGTCACGTCCGGAAGAGGAAATCGCTCTGCCGGACATTTTAGGCGCTGTCTTGGAACGCCTGCGTCCATAAATACTTGCCCGTCGGGAATAAAACCAATGGATTGGTGATAGGACACGCTTTCTAAATTGCAGACTACTTTGATAATGGGGACGTTGTTTTGCTTTGCCGTGTTAATCAGCGCTTCAAACAAAGCGCGATAAACAGGCAATGTTCTGTGGCAGCGCTTAACAGCAATTCGGCCTAGTTCGCCTCGTTTGGTTAAGCGCCCAGTGGCAATGGGTTCGTTTTCATCATTGACGATAAGCACATGGCACGCTGAGCTGTCGTGTTCGTCGAACTCGCTTGCCTCGGGGACGCGCCACTCTAAAACAAATACATGTTCCCTTAGTGCTTTCAGTCGATGTTTATCCTTTTCCCAATCGACGTTTTGTATCGTAAACGCCATACCTACCTGTTAACCTTCGAACCATTCCCAGTAACCATTATTGATAAGTGTAGTTAAGGTTTCTAAAAATGTAAAAGAAGGCGCGTCTTGGCAACACGTTGCGTTCAAAACGCCTCCTGATGCCAGCACTTCAAACCATTCTTGGTCACTTTTACCAAATTCGAACTGACTGCCATTTACAAAGAGCGCGCGAGGAAGACCACGCTTACCGTCACATAGTAATGCACGCACACCCGGTGCAGGAACAAAGCTAATGCCTGCGGCAAACTCATTTGAAATTTGCTCTAGCGATACTTCGTCTTCTAGCGGATATTCAGGAATGCCTTGTTCACTCATGGCTTCTAGAAGTGCCAAAGTAAAGTCTTCACCGTTTATCGCATCTATGAGCTGCTGCTTAAGAATGGCAACATCGCTTGGATTTACCCAAGCACGATTGCCTTGCATAGAGCGGCTTGCATCGGTAAAGCGATAATTATGTGCGCCTTTATCCAACATCATCGCCAGGCTTTCCGCTAGTTGCAGATTGTCCGGAGCACGATAACCCACAGAGTAGGTGAGGCTATCTTCAATTGTCGCTCCATCATGAGGCCAGCCCGGTGGTACGTACACCACATCGCCAGGCTCAACCACAACATCTATAACAGGGTCGAAGCCTTCAATTTGTCTTAATTTTGGATGTGGAAAAACTTCTTTATAGTCCGCCGGCTTGCCCACACGCCAGCGTCTTCGGCCCTTACCTTGAACTAAAAATACATCATATTGGTCGATGTGAGCACCAACGCCTGCACCATTGGTGGCGAAGCTCACCATCAGGTCGTCCAATCGCCAATTAGGGATAAAAGAAAAGGGATGTAGTAGAGGGGTTACGTCGGGCACATATTTATCTACGCCTTGAACTAGTAATGTCCATTTGCCCTGACATGCATTGTCAAAATCGGTAATTGGCCCTTGTTCAACATGCCAGCTGCCTTTCACGTTGCTAATAATACGTGCATCCACTTCCGACTCTTGTGCTAGACCGGCAAGATCGTTCTCATCGATAGGATCTACAAAGTTGTCAAAGAAGTGTTTGATGACTACCGGCTTTTGCTGCCAGTAGTTTTTTAGAAAGGTTTCTGCATTAAAGCCGTTTCCAGATTGTGCATCAATAATGTACGAATTGTCGTTAGTGGGCATAGTGTCTCTTATAGTAAGCCAATTAAATGGGCTTAATCTGTTGATTTAAGTATTGTGCGTGGCGTTACAAATATGCGGTAAGCGTTAGCACTTTGTCAAAAGCGAGGTCGAAGTTTATGGGGGGCATTATCGATTATTGAAACATTTATTGCTACCTTGCATTTGCTTCACCTGATTCAACAGGGAAAGCCGAATTCATAACGGTTCGCATAGATAATTACCCACTCAGCGAAACTTAACATGTTCGTACTCGCGGCGAGTTACTGCAGGTGTAATTCATCTAACTTAGAAATCACGTGCTTTTTAGCTCAATGTTTACATGGCATGGGTAGTTATCAGATGCGCTAGACAGGAGTTAGCAAACGTATGCGCTCATTAGCATTGTTTTCGTATGCAGCTGTTTTGGTAGGAATGTGGTTTCTTTGCAATTTTCGCCACACATTTTTGACTCACTGAGTTTCCGCTTGTCGTGTTCACGCGTTGAGAGCTCAGTGTTAGCGTTTCTATTTGAACCACAAGTGAAGTACGTATTAAAGGAGCAAGGGTTATTCGCACTCGCGCTAGAGCGATGCATAATCTGTCGTTTAACCAGGCTGTAAGACTTCTCACAAATAGCAATTGTATTAGGTGCTGTGTATTGCTCTAACATTGCAGCCCTATTTACCGTAGTCCCCCAAATATCAAAGCCTGCAAGCGGGCGAGCAGATTGGCCGGCAAGTAAAGATCCTGTCGCAATGCCAACTCGCAGTTGACTTGAAGATGATGCTAAAAGGTCGTTGCTATTTACAAGCTCGCGAGCGCGAAATGCGAATTCGATGGCGTTCACCAGAGCGTTCAAAAGCGAGTGTGTTGTACTGCTAAGTTCGCCGCTAAAACCAACCGCAATATATTGATCGCCGTTGGTTTTTAATGGCGAAAGGTGTAAATCAGCGGCAAGCACATCGAATTCAGAAAACAGGCTATCTACAAGTCTGGCGCATGTAATGTCGCCATATTTAACTGAGAGTTGTTGGAAGCCTGATAGGTCACAAAAAATGACGACGGCATTTTTTATACAGCTTTTTAAATTCGCGGCACTACTTTTGGTTTCTAGCGTTGGACTTAACACCTTCGAAACCGTGGGGGAAAGTACAACACAGTGTTTTTCCTGCAATGAGAAAGGAGTGTGGTTCGTGTTGCGTAAATCCATTTGCTTGCTCCCACGGGTATGTGAAAATTCAATGTAGAGAAGTTTAGGAATAAAAAAACGCGGTACTAATGACCGCGTTTTTCAGTGTAGTGGAAAGCGTAAGGGCTTATAACTGATCTACAAGCCTGATTGCATCACCAATGTATGTAGCAGGCGTTAATGCCTTAAGCTCTGCTTTGGCCGCTTCTGGCATATCTAGGTTATCAATAAACTCAGCAATGACCTCAGCGTTTACTTTCTTACCACGGGTCAGCTCTTTTAGCTTCTCGTATGGCTTTTCAATACCGTAACGACGCATAACAGTTTGAATAGGCTCTGCAAGCAGTTCCCAATTGTTGTTTAGCTCGTTAAGTAAGCTTTGCTCATTAACTTCTAACTTGCTGATACCTTTCAAAGTAGCCTGATACGCAATAACCGCATAACCTACACCTACGCCAAGGTTACGTAGTACGGTTGAGTCGGTAAGGTCACGTTGCCAGCGAGAGATAGGAAGCTTAGCTGCTAAATGGTCAAAAATAGCGTTCGCCAGACCTAAGTTACCTTCCGAGTTTTCAAAGTCGATAGGGTTAACTTTGTGTGGCATGGTAGAAGAGCCGATTTCGCCAGCTACCGTTTTTTGCTTAAAGTGACCCAGTGCAATATAACCCCAAACGTCACGATCGAAATCGATAAGGATGGTGTTAAAGCGCGCAATGGCATCAAACATTTCTGCAATATAGTCATGCGGCTCTATTTGCGTAGTGAACGGGTTCCAGGTTAGACCTAGTGAGGTAACAAACTTCTCTGAAACGTCGTGCCAATCTACATCTTTATACGCTGACAAG includes the following:
- the purB gene encoding adenylosuccinate lyase; this encodes MELSQLTAISPVDGRYAGKSVELRSIFSEYGLLKYRVEVEVRWLQMLSTNPQIEEVPAFTDTSNALLDKIVAEFSVEDAMRIKEIERTTNHDVKAVEYFLKEKVADNSELSAVNEFIHFACTSEDINNLSHGLMLREAREAVILPYCDKLIEALVELAKRYQNVPMMARTHGQPASPTTMGKEMANVAIRLKRQRSQIAGVELLGKINGAVGNYNAHLSAYKDVDWHDVSEKFVTSLGLTWNPFTTQIEPHDYIAEMFDAIARFNTILIDFDRDVWGYIALGHFKQKTVAGEIGSSTMPHKVNPIDFENSEGNLGLANAIFDHLAAKLPISRWQRDLTDSTVLRNLGVGVGYAVIAYQATLKGISKLEVNEQSLLNELNNNWELLAEPIQTVMRRYGIEKPYEKLKELTRGKKVNAEVIAEFIDNLDMPEAAKAELKALTPATYIGDAIRLVDQL
- a CDS encoding JmjC domain-containing protein, which codes for MPTNDNSYIIDAQSGNGFNAETFLKNYWQQKPVVIKHFFDNFVDPIDENDLAGLAQESEVDARIISNVKGSWHVEQGPITDFDNACQGKWTLLVQGVDKYVPDVTPLLHPFSFIPNWRLDDLMVSFATNGAGVGAHIDQYDVFLVQGKGRRRWRVGKPADYKEVFPHPKLRQIEGFDPVIDVVVEPGDVVYVPPGWPHDGATIEDSLTYSVGYRAPDNLQLAESLAMMLDKGAHNYRFTDASRSMQGNRAWVNPSDVAILKQQLIDAINGEDFTLALLEAMSEQGIPEYPLEDEVSLEQISNEFAAGISFVPAPGVRALLCDGKRGLPRALFVNGSQFEFGKSDQEWFEVLASGGVLNATCCQDAPSFTFLETLTTLINNGYWEWFEG
- a CDS encoding GNAT family N-acetyltransferase, encoding MAFTIQNVDWEKDKHRLKALREHVFVLEWRVPEASEFDEHDSSACHVLIVNDENEPIATGRLTKRGELGRIAVKRCHRTLPVYRALFEALINTAKQNNVPIIKVVCNLESVSYHQSIGFIPDGQVFMDAGVPRQRLKCPAERFPLPDVTQLH
- a CDS encoding adenylate/guanylate cyclase domain-containing protein, which encodes MDLRNTNHTPFSLQEKHCVVLSPTVSKVLSPTLETKSSAANLKSCIKNAVVIFCDLSGFQQLSVKYGDITCARLVDSLFSEFDVLAADLHLSPLKTNGDQYIAVGFSGELSSTTHSLLNALVNAIEFAFRARELVNSNDLLASSSSQLRVGIATGSLLAGQSARPLAGFDIWGTTVNRAAMLEQYTAPNTIAICEKSYSLVKRQIMHRSSASANNPCSFNTYFTCGSNRNANTELSTREHDKRKLSESKMCGENCKETTFLPKQLHTKTMLMSAYVC
- a CDS encoding DUF4826 family protein codes for the protein MAEQPENQPISDEERATWVREQFQKANKFLAENGVLFDSVITEESRYLMPYLAVWKIRAMDSKRYWVISGDLPSDYTSVDNAKDAKDVLRHFAMHWQLKAENLINAEGADDTQKAFGALLINRAESLFAMQNAPDLWN
- a CDS encoding PGPGW domain-containing protein; the protein is MRIVRLTLGAILFIGGIVLTLLPGSILLVIGGLVLLSYDWPKARSWLKYSQKTMTNGARRIDRFLLMRKLR
- a CDS encoding (2Fe-2S)-binding protein, producing the protein MITFTVNGNKHEFSGDPSTPVLWYLRDELNLTGPKFGCGMAQCGACTVHIDGMAQRSCVLPVSAVQGRKITTIEGLSENGDHPVQKAWVEHKVPQCGFCQCGQIMQAASLLSTNPTPSDEEIVQNMSGNICRCGTYPRIHKAIKSASKSISGNAGVSYFDPTQAGEEA
- a CDS encoding molybdopterin cofactor-binding domain-containing protein, with amino-acid sequence MSENTYFDMNRRSFLKSTAAAGALVLGTYFMGGAPRAMAGVLAKPAENAKRANLFIALRPDGMVEVTCHRSEMGQQIRTAIAQIVADEMEAAWDKVIVIQGKGDPKYGDQNTDGSRSIRFNMQRLREMGASVRHMMQHAAAKRWGVEPSTCVAEQHVVTHTSGKTLAYKDLIDDALTITPPEADKLKLKERKEWRYINTGMAHIDLQDIVTGKAIFAADVREPKALVAIIERPPVVGGKVKSFNADKAKAVNGVVDVIEIPAPKGAPQFQPKGGLAIIANNTWAAWQGRKALDVTWDDGANGDYNSANFKEQLLNTVNAPQALVREKGDALSVLEKASDKLVADYYVPHLAQAPMEPPCATAMYYKDRVDVWAATQNPQADMETVGAMVGMDKEKINVHVTMLGGAFGRKSKPDFSAEAAFLSMKTGKPIRVQWTREDDIQHGFYHAVSAQHVEAALDENGKIDAYLHRTAFSPIASTFQEGANAPFSFELDLGFTDNPILTPNMKLERGEAPAKARIGWMRSVSNIFHAFAVQSFINEAAHKAGKDSKDYLLEVIGPDRIIDVTDQKAEYQNYWGDKSVYPLDTGRLRNVIEKVSDMAGWGRKMPKGRGLGIAAHRSFLTYVATVVEVEVSDAGDLSVIKSWVAIDAGTVVNTDTVKNQTQGGSVYGITTAISDGITFDKGRVQQSNFHNYRVPRMSDSPLEVEVEVIESDAPPAGVGEPATPVYAPALCNAIFAACGKRIRQLPIGNQLKA